From a single Bryobacter aggregatus MPL3 genomic region:
- a CDS encoding pyridoxal phosphate-dependent aminotransferase — MGAPQIAPIAASVPYSRVRAIAELAMTMEHVYPLYFGESNLPTPEFIKRALDRAVRDGFTYYTSNAGLLSLREALARYYVDKHGVSLDPATELLVTASGVQALSVGIRCLVDPGDEALVLTPAWPNGASIVSLIGAKAVEIAQPLAGSRFTIDFEALEAALTPKTKLLIYTSPSNPLGWVATVAEQQRLLDFARKYSLWLLADEVYERLTYTVPIAPSILKLATREDAVLVVQSFSKAYCMTGWRLGWIAGRRDLVKRATELNEFHVSCPAGFTQRAAQAALEWGEDFVSQIRMQLKANRDYCLGMLQDLPGVSIPEAEGAFYLFPKLAGLTDSFEFAKQCLLETHVGIAPGVAFGQGGEGSIRICYAADRSVLEPAMERLASYISKRPR, encoded by the coding sequence ATGGGCGCGCCGCAGATTGCTCCAATCGCGGCGTCCGTACCTTACTCGCGCGTGCGTGCCATCGCGGAACTCGCGATGACGATGGAGCACGTATATCCGTTGTACTTTGGCGAATCGAATCTGCCGACGCCGGAGTTCATCAAGCGGGCGCTTGATCGGGCCGTGCGCGATGGCTTCACTTACTACACCTCCAATGCCGGTTTGTTGAGCTTGCGTGAGGCGCTGGCGCGTTACTACGTAGATAAGCATGGTGTGAGCCTGGATCCAGCTACGGAGCTGCTGGTGACCGCCTCTGGCGTACAAGCGCTCAGCGTGGGCATCCGTTGCCTGGTGGACCCTGGCGACGAAGCGCTTGTGTTGACTCCAGCCTGGCCGAATGGCGCCTCGATTGTTTCCTTGATTGGCGCAAAGGCCGTAGAGATCGCACAGCCCCTGGCTGGTAGCCGTTTCACGATCGATTTTGAAGCTCTCGAAGCGGCGCTCACTCCCAAGACGAAGCTGCTGATTTATACCTCCCCGTCGAATCCTCTTGGTTGGGTGGCGACGGTCGCGGAGCAGCAGCGGCTGCTCGATTTTGCCCGGAAATATTCCCTTTGGCTGCTGGCCGATGAGGTGTATGAGCGGCTGACCTACACGGTGCCGATTGCGCCGAGCATCTTGAAGCTGGCCACGCGTGAGGATGCGGTGCTGGTGGTGCAGAGCTTTTCGAAGGCCTATTGCATGACCGGTTGGCGCTTGGGGTGGATTGCGGGCCGTCGCGATCTGGTAAAGCGGGCAACGGAGCTGAATGAATTCCATGTGTCCTGTCCCGCAGGTTTTACGCAAAGAGCGGCGCAGGCGGCGCTCGAATGGGGCGAAGATTTCGTATCGCAGATCCGCATGCAATTGAAGGCGAATCGCGACTATTGCCTGGGGATGTTGCAAGACTTGCCGGGGGTGTCGATTCCGGAGGCCGAAGGCGCTTTCTATCTGTTCCCGAAGCTGGCCGGTCTGACGGATTCCTTCGAGTTTGCCAAGCAGTGTCTGCTCGAAACGCATGTCGGCATTGCGCCGGGCGTCGCGTTTGGACAGGGCGGGGAAGGGTCCATTCGCATTTGCTATGCAGCCGATCGCAGCGTCCTGGAGCCCGCGATGGAGCGGCTGGCTTCCTACATCTCCAAGCGGCCGCGGTAG